One Clavelina lepadiformis chromosome 1, kaClaLepa1.1, whole genome shotgun sequence genomic region harbors:
- the LOC143449091 gene encoding transmembrane channel-like protein 1, translated as MAPPRRDSKLVSVRRHKSVRKSSRHANSLRDNFVETLESGSKSDAELSPVEEIPTEELFDRIQEQKEIIANVRSRPWSMAKKLKVLRVARKFVEKHEGKLSKKSGYEEVSREAWRKLKRISNNICAVLTLWDNQIKTIESYFGSSVASYFIFLRWLVQINVIIGIVAIAFLVVPEMLVGNKKASYKQLPEIEKETAWDLSTIWSLGGYIKHSVLFYGYYTNDRVVGEGYRLPLAYFLVGIATFAYSFVALLRKMAKNSRLTGMASSDDQFTFSWQVFSSWDYMIGNSETAENKSAAIATAIREAIVEEQEKEKDQNSRQKLRVFLRVIANVLVLLLLAGSLYSIQFSVSRAQALENVERETTFWEQNEVSIVVTIVTMITPSLFEVIASMENYHPRTALRIQLARILMLYLGNLYTLMIGLLGHVTDATAKSSAQLLGQQITAYGLNGSVSSTIRFQYNVSNNQIIQDIHAFNLSLDNAKLIPLNQTFPIVRNTSHGKEECWETNIGQELMKLSIIDFLSTVITILLVDFIRALFVRYFNICCCWDLENKFAKYGEFKIAENVLHLVYNQGITWIGSFFCPLLPIINVLKLTLIMYIRSWAVTTCNVPHQRVFRASRSNNFYLAVLLFMLFLSLLPTVWVIVRHQPSNCGPFSKREWMYTVISETLEKDVPSWLRGGLQYLTTPVVILPVILLMSMLIYYLQAIARSTGEANARLKLQLQYERKEGKKNIFKLGAGNMQESQENDDVKQLGTLQSANRDFNFTLTPIQERKLSVLSLSQEAGNDKKAHEQSEAYESSSLSTPEEMQPTKYAVSRNKQYRNRSETLRKICDHTSLKGGEVANSTDDAQFSSGSKNISKSPTSKRGPPRYLEVKADITADSSRRHRPFSASRRIRQIISPTKADIATKRKVLCHMSSTSVESDNRLKESRRTQSRTNSPRPECSRGMERHLIYSPESHSSQRKSRKTKHFRYVPPIRYVLQPSLPNNDRYHPRRYMIVDGTFSEHDSLTGVPSVLCEDEQYRERPVLRRCKKIRNPLSSDNQEPSELGSPTILETSLTSSTYYNQHMIVEEEDEDMDDEVVFVTYQSDQLPNVENNQAIFLVDETERIRREKFFSEPHKSKDAQKRYVNISDTDTLLSRRSSFASSRVRQGISTSNTECSPTSMEVVPPRIFEQSSTNVDSDDDEANQGGNICLKEGHQGS; from the exons ATGGCGCCTCCTCGTCGCGATTCAAAGTTGGTGTCGGTGCGACGACATAAATCTGTTCGAAAAAGCTCACGCCACGCAAATTCTTTGCGAGATAATTTTGTGGAGACGTTAGAATCGGG AAGCAAGTCTGACGCAGAGCTATCTCCGGTAGAAGAAATCCCGACTGAAGAGCTCTTCGACCGCATTCAAGAACAGAAGGAGATCATTGCCAACGTTAGAAGCCGACCTTGGTCTATGGCAAAGAAGCTTAAAGTTTTAAG AGTGGCCCGAAAATTTGTTGAGAAACATGAAGGAAAGTTGTCGAAGAAAAGCGGATATGAGGAAGTTAGCAGAGAG GCTTGGAGAAAGCTCAAGAGAATCTCAAACAATATATGTGCGGTTTTAACTCTGTGGGACAACCAGATAAAGACAATTGAAA GTTATTTTGGCTCAAGTGTtgcttcatattttatatttcttcGTTGGCTGGTCCAAATTAATGTCATAATTGGAATTGTAGCTATCGCCTTTCTCGTGGTTCCAGAG ATGCTGGTaggaaataaaaaagcaagcTACAAGCAACTACcagaaattgaaaaagaaacaGCCTGGGATCTTAGCACAATATGGTCCCTTG GAGGATACATAAAGCATTCGGTTCTGTTTTACGGTTACTACACAAACGACAGAGTGGTTGGAGAGGGTTACCGATTGCCCTTGGCGTATTTTCTAGTTGGAATAGCAACATTTGCTTACAGCTTTGTCGCTCTACTTCGAAA GATGGCAAAGAATTCACGATTAACAGGAATGGCTTCATCTGACGACCAGTTTACTTTTTCATGGCAAGTATTTAGTTCCTGGGATTACATGATTGGAAACTCCGAGACGGCCGAAAATAAATCAGCAGCCATTGCAACCGCTATCCGG GAGGCTATTGTTGAAGaacaagaaaaagaaaaagatcaaAACAG TCGCCAGAAACTGCGGGTGTTTCTTCGCGTAATAGCTAACGTATTGGTACTTTTGTTGTTGGCTGGGAGTTTGTACAGTATTCAATTCTCTGTGAGCAGGGCTCAAGCTCTGGAGAACGTGGAGCGTGAAACCACATTTTGGGAACAAAATGAG GTCAGCATTGTAGTCACCATCGTTACCATGATAACGCCTTCTCTCTTTGAGGTAATTGCCTCCATGGAAAACTATCATCCCAGAACCGCTTTGCGAATTCAG CTGGCTCGCATTCTTATGTTATATTTGGGTAACCTATATACGCTGATGATCGGTTTGCTCGGGCATGTCACAGATGCTACCGCAAAAAGCAGTGCGCAACTGTTAGGACAACAAATCACTGCGTAtg GTCTCAACGGTTCAGTTTCATCAACAATACGCTTTCAATACAACGTTTCCAATAACCAGATAATTCAAGACATACACGCCTTTAACTTGTCTTTGGATAATGCAAAACTAATCCCACTCAATCAAACGTTTCCAATTGTCCGCAACACATCTCACGGAAAGGAAGAATGCTGGGAAACAAACATAGGACAA GAGCTAATGAAGTTGTCTATCATTGATTTCCTTTCCACTGTTATCACTATATTACTTGTGGATTTTATTCGAGCATTGTTTGTTCGTTATTTTAACATCTGCTGCTGCTGGGATTTGGAGAATAAATTTGCAA AGTACGGAGAATTCAAAATAGCTGAAAACGTTCTCCATCTCGTTTACAACCAGGGCATAACATGGATCGGCTCCTTCTTTTGTCCTCTCCTGCCCATAATCAACGTCCTGAAGCTAACGTTGATTATGTATATTCG CAGTTGGGCTGTCACTACTTGCAACGTGCCACACCAACGGGTCTTCAGGGCATCAAG ATCAAACAACTTCTACTTGGCTGTATTACTGTTTATGCTTTTCCTATCACTTCTCCCTACTGTCTGGGTTATTGTTCGTCATCAACCGTCAAACTGTGGTCCGTTTAGCAAAAGAGAATGGATGTACACTGTAATATCTG AAACTCTGGAGAAAGATGTACCATCATGGCTACGTGGAGGTTTACAATACCTCACAACGCCAGTAGTAATACTGccagttattttattaatgtC tATGTTGATATACTATCTCCAAGCCATAGCTCGATCAACAGGAGAAGCAAATGCCCGATTGAAATTGCAACTTCAATACGAGCGCAAGGAAGGGAAAAAGAATATATTCAAGCTGGGCGCAG GAAATATGCAAGAGTCTCAGGAAAATGATGACGTAAAGCAGTTGGGAACGTTACAAAGCGCAAACCGGGATTTTAATTTTACCCTGACA CCGATACAAGAAAGAAAACTGTCTGTTCTCAGCTTAAGTCAAGAGGCCGGCAATGATAAAAAGGCCCAC GAACAAAGCGAAGCATATGAGAGTTCTTCACTATCCACTCCAGAAGAAATGCAACCGACCAAATATGCCGTTTCGCGCAACAAACAATATCGG AATAGAAGCGAAACTCTACGTAAAATCTGTGATCATACCTCACTAAAGGGGGGTGAGGTCGCTAACAGCACAGATGACGCTCAGTTTTCTTCAGGATCAAA GAACATTTCTAAATCACCAACGTCTAAACGTGGACCACCCCGATATCTTGAAGTAAAAGCAGATATAACTGCAG ATTCGTCCCGGCGTCACCGGCCCTTTTCGGCATCTAGGCGAATAAGACAAATTATCAGTCCAACAAAAGCAGACATAGCAACTAAACGCAAGGTTCTTTGTCATATGAG TTCTACCTCAGTTGAAAGTGATAATCGCCTGAAGGAAAGCAGAAGAACTCAATCAAGAACAAATAGTCCACGGCCTGAGTGTTCTCGAGGTATGGAAAGACATCTCATATACTCACCTGAGTCACATT CATCTCAGAGAAAATCccgtaaaacaaaacattttcgttACGTGCCACCAATACGTTATGTGCTCCAGCCATCTTTACCAAACAATGACAGATATCATCCTCGAAGATACATGATTGTAGATGG GACTTTTTCGGAGCACGACTCTCTCACCGGAGTCCCATCAGTACTTTGCGAAGACGAACAATACCGGGAACGCCCGGTGTTACGTCGGtgtaaaaaaattagaaaccCGTTATCATCCGATAATCAa GAGCCATCCGAATTAGGAAGCCCTACTATTCTCGAAACTAGTCTCACGAGCAGCACATACTACAATCAACACATGATAGTCGAAGAAGAGGACGAAGATATGGATGACGAAGTCGTTTTTGTCACTTATCAGTCTGATCAGTTGCCAAATGTGGAAAACAATCAGGCGATTTTCCTGGTTGACGAAACTGAAAGAATCAGGCGCGAAAAGTTCTTCAGTGAACCGCACAAATCAAAAGACGCTCAGAAAAGATATGTTAACATTTCTGACACTGACACGCTTTTATCGCGCAGAAGCTCATTTGCTTCCAGTAGAGTGAGGCAAGGGATAAGCACATCAAATACGGAGTGCAGCCCAACCTCCATGGAAGTTGTTCCGCCAAGAATCTTCGAGCAATCATCAACAAACGTAGATTCAGATGATGATGAAGCAAACCAGGGGGgtaatatttgtttaaagGAAGGCCACCAGGGCTCCTAA
- the LOC143463634 gene encoding proton channel OTOP1-like: MAAKSDNPTPMRRNRTMSVASNFVKEENAGQEQVTQIGSDHYMIRRRDTKIFFKGFPSIVTGNEAKTEEDCNETSGILQPESQQDNHSLSWLLSGIYALLVVIGGLMMKAGLYITKDITTAVVDCFLIVLYSIGIVFMVCYHPLATRCYHYKEKITFAKSNHVNNRWLKGVLALFGLAIIIKDGLELIGFLNIDNVLCTEEALYSAVPVVHSLFIISQVKYIFRYSKVFTQQYQAVSRLGVMHVIATNLVIWVGALIDELAASLSNGDDSHNTAEITEDPQHFSDGNSSDLDLSMKSNTYASSHEAILFPGNCTCTVTFCSTISMAEVFLYPFVVEFSLVACCLLYVTWRNVGKIAPICEHVVKPSYKLYRSYTGVATGSLSLLCTILIIVFIGSTSSGVPSDQRSYFTEYKNLILYNTFTIIISTAMTIACGLGLYLFRKISHKISKAESGLDAILLLVCVIGPITTGFFSILAVIAGDDNKISGWLLTFGAPLSVMLQCVCQIIFILYGLKREPIISEEGQETAAVVQQQQLGAVNLAADYDEESGNIPKTSEVRRGSFLLRPHPFHLAAHLQAFNAGKSPSSAYLTTNPLHELKEENRSVNSLQSAEENKEVFESDGDSTSLKQFDSGVEASSSKAETTFNQHIISEEDLKGRSTSKAQTDLIPAEDDGASIACEAEMGLKVIKRNEENYRNPMSGDSKPVQIVAETKVAHPDKTRLLLRNVVMFLLITNASLWVFTSLEETAFVVYLYEELYYGESTWTALYMICRPLSIFFRMHSAACLFEIWSFA; the protein is encoded by the exons ATGGCTGCTAAAAGTGATAATCCGACGCCAATGCGGCGCAATCGAACAATGTCTGTTGCAAGTAACTTCGTCAAGGAAGAAAACGCTGGACAGGAACAGGTAACTCAGATTGGAAGTGATCATTACATGATCAGAAGACGAGAtacaaagatatttttcaa aGGTTTTCCTTCCATCGTTACCGGAAATGAAGCAAAAACAGAGGAAGACTGCAATGAAACATCCGGAATATTGCAACCAGAAAGTCAGCAGGACAATCACTCGCTCTCATGGCTACTATCTGGAATTTACGCTTTGTTGGTTGTGATAGGAGGTCTGATGATGAAAGCAGGACTGTACATTACTAAAGAC ATAACGACAGCGGTAGTCGATTGTTTTCTGATTGTATTGTATTCAATTGGTATTGTCTTCATGGTGTGCTACCACCCTCTAGCAACACGCTGTTATCACTACAaggaaaaaattacatttgcAAAAAGCAATCACGTTAACAATCGTTGGTTAAAAG GTGTTTTAGCCCTTTTCGGACTGGCAATTATCATTAAGGATGGTTTGGAACTTATAGGATTTTTGAACATTGACAATGTTCTATGTACTGAAGAAGCTCTTTACAGCGCTGTTCCTGTTGTACACAGCTTGTTTATCATAAGCCAAGTTAAGTACATCTTCCGCTATTCCAAAGTGTTCACACAACAATATCAAGCTGTTTCAAG GCTTGGTGTGATGCACGTAATTGCTACAAACCTTGTCATTTGGGTTGGAGCGTTAATAGATGAATTGGCAGCCTCCTTGTCTAATGGGGATGATAGCCATAACACAGCAGAGATCACCGAAGACCCACAACATTTTTCCGATG GTAATTCTAGTGACCTCGATCTCAGTATGAAGTCAAATACATATGCAAGTTCTCATGAAG CCATACTTTTTCCCGGAAATTGCACGTGCACCGTCACCTTCTGTTCAACCATCAGCATGGCTGAGGTATTTCTTTACCCATTTGTGGTGGAATTTAGCCTGGTAGCCTGTTGTTTATTGTACGTGACATGGCGAAATGTCGGCAAGATTGCGCCCATATGTGAGCATGTGGTGAAGCCCAGTTACAAACTGTACAGATCATACACAG GGGTGGCTACGGGATCCCTATCACTTTTATGCACAATTTTGATAATCGTCTTCATTGGCAGCACATCAAGTGGGGTTCCCTCAGACCAGCGCAGTTACTTCACGGAATATAAGAATCTTATTCTTTACAACACCTTTACT ATCATAATTTCAACGGCAATGACCATCGCTTGTGGATTAGGCTTGTATTTATTCCGAAAGATTTCGCACAAAATTTCTAAAGCCGAGTCCGGATTGGACGCGATCCTCCTCCTGGTCTGCGTCATTGGACCGATAACGACAGGATTTTTTTCCATCCTCGCTGTGATCGCTGGAGAcgacaataaaatttcaggcTGGCTTCTTACTTTTGGCGCTCCGCTTAGTGTAATGTTGCAGTGTGTATGTCAA ATCATTTTTATTCTCTACGGATTAAAACGAGAACCAATAATCTCCGAAGAAGGACAGGAAACTGCCGCGGTCGTGCAACAACAACA GTTGGGTGCAGTAAATCTTGCTGCTGATTACGACGAAGAATCTGGCAACATTCCAAAGACTTCTGAAGTTCGAAGAGGTAGTTTCCTTTTACGGCCACATCCGTTTCATCTGGCTGCTCATTTACAAGCGTTCAACGCCGGCAAATCACCTTCCTCTGCCTACTTGACAACAAATCCACTGCACGAATTAAAAGAGGAAAATAGATCAGTTAACAGCTTACAAAGCGcagaagaaaacaaagaagtttTCGAAAGCGATGGTGATTCGACAAGCTTAAAGCAATTCGATAGCGGCGTTGAAGCTTCCAGCAGTAAGGCTGAAACAACGTTCAACCAACACATCATATCAGAAGAAGATTTAAAAGGAAGAAGCACATCCAAGGCTCAAACAGATCTTATTCCCGCTGAAGACGATGGCGCATCAATTGCGTGTGAGGCAGAAATGGGTTTAAAAGTGATTAAGAGAAATGAAGAAAACTACAGAAACCCGATGAGTGGAGATTCGAAACCGGTGCAAATTGTTGCCGAGACCAAAGTGGCCCATCCTGACAAAACCAGGCTTTTACTGCGCAACGTGGTcatgtttttattaataacCAACGCCAGTTTGTGGGTTTTCACGTCCCTGGAGGAAACAGCGTTTGTTGTGTACTTGTACGAAGAGTTGTATTACGGTGAAAGCACATGGACTGCTCTGTACATGATCTGTCGTCCTCTGAGCATTTTTTTCCGCATGCATTCTGCCGCTTGTCTCTTTGAAATTTGGTCGTTTGCATAA